From a region of the Agromyces ramosus genome:
- the hutI gene encoding imidazolonepropionase: MSDGGAVQRMLLTNIGELVTNDPTDDRDGGPLGILRDAAVLVEDGRISWVGHAAHAAEGVAARAERDTRREADEHRATWDAEVDVVDAGGRAVMPGFVDSHTHLVFGGDRADEFAARMAGRRYEAGGIRSTVAATRAATDDELRARLAGFVAELHAQGTTTFEIKSGYGLSVEAEERLVRLAREVTDEVTFLGAHVVPADYADRPDAYVDLVIGEMLTACAPHSRWIDAFCERGAFTPEQSRRVLEAGRAVGLGVRVHGNQLGEGGGVRLAVELGAASVDHCTYLSDADVAALAASDTVATLLPGVEFSTRQLYPDARRLIDAGVAVALASDCNPGSSFTSSMPFCIAVAVRDMGMTPAEAVWASTAGGAAALQRTDVGAIRPGACADLVLLDAPSHVHLAYRPGVPLVACVWKDGAVVAEA; this comes from the coding sequence ATGAGCGACGGCGGTGCGGTGCAGCGGATGCTCCTGACGAACATCGGCGAACTGGTCACGAACGACCCGACCGACGATCGCGACGGGGGGCCGCTCGGCATCCTCCGCGATGCCGCCGTGCTCGTCGAAGACGGCCGCATCAGCTGGGTCGGGCACGCCGCGCATGCCGCCGAGGGGGTCGCCGCGCGAGCCGAGCGCGACACCCGACGCGAGGCCGACGAGCACCGCGCGACCTGGGACGCCGAGGTCGACGTCGTCGACGCCGGCGGCCGCGCCGTCATGCCCGGGTTCGTCGACTCGCACACCCACCTCGTGTTCGGCGGCGACCGCGCCGACGAGTTCGCGGCACGCATGGCCGGACGCCGCTACGAGGCGGGCGGCATCCGCTCGACCGTCGCAGCGACCCGGGCCGCGACCGATGACGAGCTGCGCGCACGCCTCGCCGGGTTCGTCGCCGAGCTGCACGCCCAGGGCACGACGACGTTCGAGATCAAGTCGGGCTACGGCCTCTCAGTCGAGGCCGAGGAGCGACTCGTGCGCCTCGCCCGCGAGGTCACCGACGAGGTCACCTTCCTCGGCGCCCACGTCGTGCCGGCCGACTACGCCGACCGCCCCGACGCCTACGTCGATCTCGTCATCGGCGAGATGCTCACGGCGTGCGCCCCCCACTCGCGCTGGATCGACGCGTTCTGCGAGCGCGGCGCGTTCACGCCCGAGCAGTCGCGCCGCGTGCTCGAGGCGGGCCGTGCCGTCGGGCTCGGGGTGCGCGTGCACGGGAACCAGCTCGGCGAGGGCGGCGGCGTTCGCCTCGCGGTCGAGCTCGGCGCGGCATCCGTCGACCACTGCACCTACCTGAGCGATGCGGATGTCGCGGCGCTCGCGGCATCCGACACCGTCGCGACCCTCCTGCCGGGCGTGGAGTTCTCGACGCGCCAGCTCTACCCCGACGCGCGCCGCCTCATCGACGCCGGCGTCGCCGTCGCCCTCGCGAGCGACTGCAACCCGGGGTCGAGCTTCACGAGCTCGATGCCGTTCTGCATCGCCGTGGCGGTGCGTGACATGGGCATGACCCCGGCCGAGGCCGTGTGGGCGTCGACCGCGGGCGGTGCGGCGGCGTTGCAGCGAACGGATGTCGGGGCCATCCGTCCCGGCGCGTGCGCCGACCTGGTGCTGCTCGATGCGCCCAGCCACGTGCACCTCGCGTACCGTCCCGGCGTGCCGCTGGTCGCGTGCGTCTGGAAGGACGGCGCGGTCGTCGCCGAGGCGTGA
- a CDS encoding DUF503 domain-containing protein, which yields MWIGWIEFDVLLGDVHSLKGKRAVIRPILADLRRTTEASVAEVGDQELHRRAEIGVGVVASGADRVTDVLDRAERLVAARPDITLLSARRRIRQSDDD from the coding sequence ATGTGGATCGGCTGGATCGAGTTCGATGTCCTGCTCGGCGACGTGCACTCGCTCAAGGGCAAGCGCGCCGTCATCCGGCCGATCCTCGCCGACCTGCGGCGCACCACCGAGGCGAGCGTCGCCGAGGTCGGCGACCAGGAGCTGCACCGCCGGGCCGAGATCGGCGTCGGCGTCGTGGCATCCGGGGCCGACCGGGTGACGGACGTGCTCGACCGCGCTGAGCGACTCGTCGCCGCCCGCCCCGACATCACCCTGCTTTCGGCACGGCGGCGCATCCGGCAGAGCGACGACGACTGA
- a CDS encoding DUF6510 family protein: MQHFDGNSLAGPLADFFAFDITTTNARCNGCGNVSELARAMVYRSDAGTVVRCDSCDHVLATLVEAGDRAWIGFSGVSAIEVRRS; the protein is encoded by the coding sequence ATGCAGCACTTCGACGGCAACTCCCTCGCGGGCCCGCTCGCCGACTTCTTCGCGTTCGACATCACGACCACCAACGCGCGCTGCAACGGGTGCGGCAACGTCTCAGAGCTCGCACGCGCGATGGTCTACCGCAGCGATGCTGGCACGGTCGTGCGCTGCGACTCGTGCGACCACGTGCTCGCGACCCTCGTCGAGGCGGGCGACCGCGCGTGGATCGGCTTCAGCGGCGTGAGCGCGATCGAGGTGCGCCGGAGCTGA
- a CDS encoding FAD-binding oxidoreductase: MSDASSLATDASEAATPAAPVRTVPRAGWHTATVVAVHRETPTASRLELDVDGWPGNAAGQHLDVRLTAPDGYTATRSYSIASSGPSSRVVLAVDKLPDGEVSPFLVDEVRTGDLLEVHGPLGAFFVWEPDGRRSLSPAGRVRPVQLVAGGSGVVPLFAMAQAHAAADDLTPFRMLYSVRTPDDVYFADELMALAAASDAFRLDLVYTRRTPDGWPTPPGRIMREALAAAVIPAADRPLVYVCGSTGFVEQVASWLIELGHDAQSIRTERFGGT; the protein is encoded by the coding sequence GTGAGCGACGCGTCGAGCCTCGCGACGGATGCCTCGGAGGCGGCGACGCCCGCCGCCCCGGTGCGAACCGTGCCGCGAGCCGGATGGCACACGGCCACCGTCGTCGCCGTGCACCGGGAGACCCCGACCGCGTCGCGCCTCGAGCTCGACGTCGACGGGTGGCCCGGCAACGCGGCGGGCCAGCACCTCGACGTGCGGCTGACGGCGCCCGACGGATACACGGCGACCCGCTCGTACTCGATCGCGTCGTCGGGGCCGAGCAGCCGGGTCGTGCTCGCCGTCGACAAGCTGCCCGACGGCGAGGTGTCGCCGTTCCTCGTCGACGAGGTGCGCACGGGCGACCTGCTCGAGGTGCACGGCCCGCTCGGTGCGTTCTTCGTGTGGGAGCCCGACGGGCGGCGATCGCTCAGCCCGGCAGGTCGAGTGCGGCCCGTGCAGCTCGTCGCGGGCGGGTCCGGGGTCGTGCCGCTCTTCGCGATGGCCCAGGCCCATGCCGCCGCCGACGACCTCACGCCGTTTCGCATGCTCTACTCGGTGCGCACACCCGACGACGTGTACTTCGCCGACGAGCTCATGGCGCTCGCCGCGGCATCCGACGCGTTCCGGCTCGACCTGGTCTACACGCGGCGCACGCCCGACGGCTGGCCGACCCCGCCGGGGCGCATCATGCGCGAGGCGCTCGCCGCGGCCGTGATCCCCGCCGCCGACCGGCCACTGGTCTACGTGTGCGGCTCGACCGGGTTCGTCGAGCAGGTCGCATCGTGGCTCATCGAGCTCGGACACGATGCGCAGTCGATCCGCACCGAGCGATTCGGAGGCACCTGA
- a CDS encoding sulfite oxidase-like oxidoreductase encodes MSFITRGFSGRSRERDDRLPPGQTLVHDFPVLSAGPTPEIDTAEWEFTIRTETGVHRWNWDEFMALKIDDVDTDIHCVTHWSKLGTSWRGVSLDTLFEEVETEQEYVMAHSYGGYTTNVPLDELLDGKAWVAFEFDGEPLDPEHGGPARLLVPHLYFWKSAKWVRGLVMMDQDEPGFWEQNGYHLHGDPWKEERYW; translated from the coding sequence ATGTCGTTCATCACCAGAGGGTTCAGCGGGCGCAGCCGCGAGCGAGACGATCGGCTTCCGCCGGGCCAGACGCTCGTGCACGACTTTCCGGTGCTGTCGGCGGGGCCGACGCCCGAGATCGACACCGCCGAGTGGGAGTTCACGATCCGCACCGAGACGGGGGTGCACCGCTGGAACTGGGACGAGTTCATGGCGCTCAAGATCGACGACGTCGACACCGACATCCACTGCGTCACGCACTGGTCCAAGCTCGGCACCAGCTGGCGTGGAGTCTCACTCGACACGCTCTTCGAAGAGGTCGAGACCGAGCAGGAGTACGTCATGGCGCACAGCTACGGCGGCTACACGACGAACGTGCCGCTCGATGAGCTGCTCGACGGCAAGGCGTGGGTGGCATTCGAGTTCGACGGTGAACCGCTCGACCCCGAGCACGGCGGCCCGGCGCGACTGCTCGTGCCGCATCTCTACTTCTGGAAGAGCGCGAAGTGGGTGCGCGGCCTCGTGATGATGGACCAGGACGAACCCGGGTTCTGGGAGCAGAACGGCTACCACCTCCACGGCGACCCGTGGAAGGAAGAGCGCTACTGGTGA
- a CDS encoding SixA phosphatase family protein, which translates to MKTLLLVRHAKSSWEQTGVSDHERPLNHRGRRDAPDMGRRLAERGVAPDVLLTSTAVRARSTAALIADALGFDQARITADERLYGASVDEVLAVIRELADDDSCAIVVGHNPETESLAHRFAGEIRDLPTGAVAEFTFDVDAWDELGEVAPTSVRLDTPRS; encoded by the coding sequence ATGAAGACCCTGCTGCTCGTGCGCCACGCCAAGTCGAGCTGGGAACAGACCGGTGTCTCCGATCACGAGCGCCCGCTCAATCACCGTGGACGGCGAGATGCCCCCGACATGGGCCGGCGTCTCGCCGAACGCGGGGTCGCTCCCGACGTGCTGCTCACGAGCACGGCGGTGCGTGCTCGCTCGACGGCAGCGCTCATCGCCGACGCGCTCGGCTTCGACCAGGCTCGCATCACCGCCGACGAGCGGCTCTACGGGGCATCCGTCGACGAGGTCCTGGCGGTCATCCGCGAGCTCGCCGACGACGACTCGTGCGCGATCGTGGTCGGCCACAATCCCGAGACCGAGTCGCTCGCGCACCGGTTCGCGGGGGAGATCCGCGACCTGCCCACCGGTGCCGTCGCGGAGTTCACCTTCGACGTCGACGCTTGGGATGAGCTCGGCGAGGTCGCACCCACCTCGGTTCGGCTGGACACGCCGCGCTCGTAG
- a CDS encoding arginase family protein, with product MATLSHDPLWPRAGAWPALAELEPGASVDLTILGVPAWRTSLSPTNAHATPAAIRAALQRYSPALMPDRSQAGQAPRDLGELRFADAGDIDEPDGPEGEARTIAAVATALDRSSALVALGGDNSVTVATALGAWGDDLGRAGLVTIDAHYDLRDGVSNGSPVRRLVEAGLDGHRIVQIGIADFANSAAYARRAAELGITVIHRDELHGRRPAEVMAEALEIAGAGGGPVHLDADVDACDRSVAPACPASVPGGLAAWELRALVRAAASDRRVRSADLVEIDATTDAADERTVRLAALCVLEFAAGIAAR from the coding sequence ATGGCGACGCTCTCGCACGACCCCCTGTGGCCCCGCGCCGGTGCCTGGCCCGCGCTCGCGGAGCTCGAGCCCGGTGCATCCGTCGATCTCACGATCCTCGGCGTTCCCGCGTGGCGCACCTCGCTCTCGCCCACGAACGCGCACGCGACGCCCGCGGCGATCCGGGCGGCGCTGCAGCGCTACAGCCCCGCCCTCATGCCCGACCGCTCGCAGGCGGGGCAAGCGCCGCGCGACCTCGGCGAGCTGCGATTCGCGGACGCCGGTGACATCGACGAACCCGACGGACCCGAGGGTGAGGCGCGCACGATCGCCGCGGTCGCGACCGCGCTCGATCGTTCGTCGGCGCTCGTCGCGCTCGGCGGTGACAACTCGGTCACCGTCGCGACGGCGCTCGGCGCCTGGGGCGACGACCTCGGCCGCGCCGGCCTCGTGACGATCGACGCGCACTACGACCTGCGCGACGGCGTCTCGAACGGATCGCCCGTGCGCCGCCTCGTGGAGGCGGGCCTCGACGGGCACCGCATCGTGCAGATCGGCATCGCCGACTTCGCCAACTCCGCGGCGTACGCGCGCCGGGCCGCCGAGCTCGGCATCACCGTCATCCACCGCGACGAGCTGCACGGCCGGCGGCCCGCCGAGGTCATGGCCGAGGCACTCGAGATCGCCGGCGCCGGCGGCGGACCCGTGCATCTCGACGCCGACGTCGACGCGTGCGACCGCTCGGTAGCGCCGGCATGCCCCGCGTCGGTGCCCGGCGGCCTCGCGGCGTGGGAGCTGCGGGCGCTCGTGCGGGCCGCGGCATCCGATCGCCGGGTGCGCAGCGCCGACCTCGTCGAGATCGATGCGACGACGGATGCCGCCGACGAACGCACGGTACGGCTCGCCGCGCTCTGCGTGCTCGAGTTCGCAGCGGGGATCGCGGCCCGCTGA
- a CDS encoding GNAT family N-acetyltransferase: MAASGSDPVLTGERVELTPVREADLPAFYEAHTAIRTRGAYFPLGVLSESAMKSQFAQTGFWERDEGTLLIRNRDGQMVGHIEFFPPVGYWDAFELSYQLYDDAHAGRGYTTEAVQLLVDYLFDTKKKHRIQLVIVPGNLASKRVAEKCGFIYEGLVRGAFFNAGRNHDVELYGLVRTDPRPWHAAA, encoded by the coding sequence GTGGCGGCATCCGGGAGCGATCCCGTGCTGACCGGCGAACGCGTCGAGCTCACGCCGGTGCGCGAGGCGGATCTGCCTGCCTTCTACGAGGCGCACACCGCCATTCGCACGCGCGGTGCGTACTTCCCGCTCGGCGTGCTCTCGGAGTCCGCGATGAAGTCGCAATTCGCGCAGACCGGGTTCTGGGAGCGCGACGAGGGCACTCTCCTGATCCGCAACCGCGACGGGCAGATGGTCGGCCACATCGAGTTCTTCCCGCCGGTCGGCTACTGGGATGCGTTCGAGCTGTCGTACCAGCTGTACGACGACGCGCACGCGGGTCGCGGCTATACGACCGAGGCGGTGCAACTGCTCGTCGACTACCTCTTCGACACGAAGAAGAAGCACCGCATCCAGCTCGTCATCGTCCCAGGCAACCTCGCGAGCAAGCGCGTCGCCGAGAAATGCGGGTTCATCTACGAGGGGCTCGTGCGCGGCGCGTTCTTCAACGCCGGACGCAATCACGACGTCGAGCTCTACGGGCTGGTCCGCACCGACCCTCGGCCCTGGCACGCTGCGGCCTGA
- a CDS encoding NAD-dependent epimerase/dehydratase family protein: MDILILGGTQWLGRELAKEAIRRGHRVTSLARGEAGAVADGSAFVAGDRSQPGAYDLVAESQWDAVIDVTRQPGFARGAAAALADSAVHWTFISSGNVYAAQNEPGADESAELMPPLESDESTPETYGEAKSAIERAYREALGDRLLVIRPGLIAGPGDASGRSGYWVARAARDDEPMLAPDILDAAVQAIHVDDLVRFALDSIERRLTGAFNAVGDRTTFGEWLERSRMIGGHQGEVVAASPEWLAEQGVAEWSGPESLPLWIIDPEWNAFLDRSNEAAKAAGLQLRPLDQLLTELLEWEREQGLDRERGAGLSAERERELLAALRA, encoded by the coding sequence ATGGACATCCTCATACTCGGCGGAACGCAGTGGCTCGGGCGCGAACTCGCGAAGGAGGCGATCCGGCGCGGCCACCGCGTCACCTCGCTCGCGCGCGGCGAGGCCGGCGCGGTCGCCGACGGCTCGGCGTTCGTCGCCGGCGACCGGTCGCAGCCCGGCGCCTACGACCTCGTCGCCGAGTCGCAGTGGGACGCCGTCATCGACGTGACCCGCCAGCCGGGCTTCGCACGCGGGGCCGCCGCGGCGCTCGCCGACAGCGCCGTGCACTGGACGTTCATCTCCTCGGGCAACGTCTACGCAGCCCAGAACGAGCCCGGCGCCGACGAGTCGGCCGAGCTCATGCCGCCGCTCGAGTCCGATGAGTCCACGCCCGAGACCTACGGCGAGGCGAAGTCGGCGATCGAGCGGGCCTACCGCGAAGCGCTCGGCGACCGCCTGCTCGTGATTCGCCCGGGGCTCATCGCCGGCCCCGGCGATGCGTCGGGCCGCAGCGGCTACTGGGTGGCGCGTGCGGCTCGCGACGACGAGCCGATGCTCGCGCCCGACATCCTCGACGCGGCGGTGCAGGCCATCCACGTCGACGACCTCGTGCGGTTCGCCCTCGACTCGATCGAGCGACGGCTGACCGGCGCGTTCAACGCCGTGGGCGATCGCACGACGTTCGGCGAGTGGCTCGAGCGCTCTCGGATGATCGGCGGGCACCAGGGCGAGGTTGTCGCGGCATCGCCCGAGTGGCTCGCCGAGCAGGGCGTCGCCGAGTGGTCGGGACCAGAGTCGCTGCCGCTCTGGATCATCGACCCCGAGTGGAACGCGTTCCTCGACCGGTCGAACGAGGCGGCCAAGGCGGCCGGCCTGCAGCTCCGACCCCTCGACCAGCTGTTGACCGAGCTGCTCGAGTGGGAACGCGAACAGGGCCTCGACCGCGAGCGCGGGGCGGGGCTCAGCGCCGAGCGCGAGCGAGAGCTGCTGGCGGCCCTCCGCGCCTGA